In the genome of Carya illinoinensis cultivar Pawnee chromosome 13, C.illinoinensisPawnee_v1, whole genome shotgun sequence, the window acacacacacacacacacacacacacacactctctctctctctctctctctctctctctctctctctctctctctccccctctgtTGTTCTGGATTCTGCCTTGAGCCACAAGTCACTATGTGGCTGTGGGTCTACTTAGAAAACGATAGCCACACTATGGTATTCTGTTGGTCTTGCCGCTTGCAtcgttgtgattttttttaagatgatatttttttagtgCTATGATTGtatatttgttgtttgatgATTCATACATGGATTTGAGGGATAGATATGTAAATTTGGTAAAGGGGTTTATGAAATCTAGATTATGGGGCAGATTTCGAATGGTTTGCATGGCGAATCCCCCGACATTTGAATGGGGGCACCTCCACCCGACACCCCCCCTCCCAGCCCATACGAGAGGCAGGACTAGAGGGTCGCGATAGCACCCTTATGGGACAATAAGGCATTCAAAAGCTTGTGAAGTCCTGGCCAAGAAGGGTGTAAATGTAATGGCTATCATATATCAATGAGAAATGCTTGGCCTATGAAgagaattatacaaaaaaaaaaaaagtttacaaaCTGGTGTGACTTAATGTAATGATATGTTATATTAgattgtaacttttttttattgtaagttAGATATGATGTAGTACCACATCAAACTATGTCATCATTTTATAACCTTTGTTTGTATAATTATTCATCTATACTGGTCCCCCACATTGTTCCTCTTGAGAAATCTCTTGCTCTTGGATATAAGGGAACTAGTGGATTCAAATCCTCTAAAACTCTTCTTAGAGTAGTGTGAGAGATCAATATATACACATAAAGTGAGAGtcatagcatatatataatataactagtCGAGGGGatttttttataacatcaaATGCTAGATAAATATTATGAGTTTCACTTTGTATGTTTATCTCTTAGGTCTTGTTTGTTTTCGCGACTTAAAACCAAAACTTCGAAAACTTCTCAAAGTTTTCGTACTGTcataagttttacaaaaacaaacacacattttgatctaccagttttcatctcaaaagatctcaaatttcttctcaggttttcatctcaaaagatctcaagtttcttctcaggttttcatctcaagttttcatctcaaagatctcaagtttcttctcagattttcatctcaagttttcatctaaaaaaaaaaagatctcaagttttcatctaaaaaaaattacaccattggtaaataaataaataaataaagtagccaaaaaaaaaagacaaaatggttaaaaaaaaaaagaagcagaaaaaaaaaattcaccattggcaaataaataaacaaaataagcagaaaaaaaaacaaaaaattttttttgaccaaatggttaataaaaaaggaagtagcaaaaaaaaaatgcatcattggtaaataaataaacaaaaaaagcagcaaaaaaaataaaaaaataaaagaagtagaaaaataaaaataaaaattgcagcattggtaaataaataaaatattataaaaagtactacaagtacttgtgggtcccatcatattactaactataacaaagtcaaactaatatcatctcatctctaaaaacaaatacatatttcatcttatcttatctcatctcaatatatctcaaaaatttttatctcatctcatctctaaaaacaaacacatatttcatctaatctcatcttatctcatcttatctcaacatatcttaaaagattttatctaatctcatctcatcttatctcacctGTAAAAACAAACAAGGCCATCACTCAAAAATGGACGGTTAGATAGCTCGTATTAAAATACAAAGAACATGAAAATTTGctatatatattgatctaaACTTCTAATCATTTCATTTGAGGAATTCATGaacatgcatgactcaaaagaACATACTTGTACTTAATAGGGTAATAATTAAGTTTCAAATCATTGTACATAAGTAGTTATTGCGTGctatgtacgtacgtacaataGTTATTTCATTCGTGCTATGCACGAAAAATACAATTAAATTCTCCTAAATGTAAAGATATCTCCCAACTTGTTCATGAGTTcagaatatatattaataattttacgTACAATTATAAAGTACGTAAATGTCTTATattcgttttgaaaaaaaaaatattattaaattttttttttaaatagatcacatattttatttatttttatcaaaataattacgTAACAGTTACacaatttaaaattacaaatatcattccttctatataataatagtaAACAACACGTACAGTTTCTATTATAACTAGGTACATACAAATTAACGTATTTAAGAGCTTGAAGAACTCCGAGAGCCAGTATAGTCGGTGGCTGAGATTATGATCTATATCCCAGATTCAGAGAGTGGTCTTCCATGCACAATTTTTGTGGGACCAATCCATGGCGCCATTATCATGGCCCGCCCCTAACGGTCCTCGATGACCTCATAACCCCGCCCGCCTTTTAACCCGAGATAAGGTCACGCCATACGAAACCCATATGCCCCATTTCCCACCACCGACATAGTACTACTACTGTATCATATATCTATGCATATTTATCGAATACGACTACAAATTTTGTACAAATCTTATGttaaaatataggaaaaaagtgagtttttttaatttcttttttatagtagagtctacttttttttttacaaagaacTTATACGAAATTTAtgcatttaaaatttgtatatatcatttctcttcttttaaccCAAAGTCCAAGTTTTTACCATTTCATAAATTAAGAACAAGAAAACACTTATATTATGATATGATTCAACCAAAATCCGCATTGATAATCTTCCTATAcatcaagatttcaagttttaagaTGCTCAAATGTTAGGAATAGACACGAATTCTACGAATATTACTTCACAatattctctttctctctcgcaAACTTAAATCTCTAAATTCGGAAAAAAGGTTGTGAGATTTATTGTACACATAACTCACCATTCTTAACATTTGTACATTGAAGATATATACATAATGTATAAACGACAGATTCGGCAATAATGACCCAACCACTAAAGTTTATatgttgtatatttatttttattggtctGCAAAAACTGTCATATttcttcttctatatataatgcCCATTTCCTCTGAAACTCCTCACTTTCTAAAATTCCCTCAAAAGGGTGGATCATCTTCTTGCTTTCTTATCAGCTAGAGTAGTTTACCGTACCCCCCCTTCCTTATCCACCTCCGGAAGCCTCTCATTCGAGGACATGAGTGCCAAGGACTGcggccaccaccaccacaaggGGCATTGCAAGCCCCGCCGCCGTATAGTACTCTACTGCATTGCCGCCTTCATTGTCCTCGTCctcttcatcatcttcctcGTCTGGGTCATCCTCCAGCCCACCAAGCCTCGCTTCATCCTCCAGGACGCCACCGTCTACGCCTTCAATGTCTCCGCCTCCCCTCCCTTCGCCATCTCCACCAGCATGCAGATAACCGTAGCCTCCAGAAACCGCATGGATCGGGTCGGAATCTACTACCAGAAGGTCGACATCTACGCCACCTACCGGAGCCAGCAGATTACTCTCCGGACGCTTCTTCCTCCGACGTACCAGGGCCACAAGGAGGCTACGGTGTGGTCGCCTTTCTTGTGCGGGAACTCGGTGCCGATGTGGCCGGGATTAATGGATGCTCTGCAGCAGGACCAGAACATGGGCTCGGTGCTTTTCAAGATCAAAATTGATGGGAATATCAAGTGGAAGGTAGGCACGTGGTTCTCCGGCACTTATCACTTGCACGTCAACTGTCCGGCGTTTATTAAATTCGGTGACCGGAATAATGGGTTTCCCGTTGGCCCGGTGATGAAGTTTCAGCTTGTGCAAGGTTGCACTGTTGACGTTTAAGCCAGTAATCTGCTGTTAGCTCTTGCCTCTCTAAAGAGTCTAATATTCCTCTATAGTTTTTTGTTCTcgaccttcttcttcttatctTCGTCCTTGGCTTGGAATTTATGACTTCTTTGTCAATAAGagaaatgttttcttttaaaagaaaaaagagggaaaaaaggtgCTCGTTTTACATGAATAGTTTTGGGTTATCGCCATACtttcatttctttaattttgatgtgtAATTTACAAACGGTAGCACAaaaaatcatccaaaagggaTCGGAGAAAATACAAGAGGAATTTTGATATCCGGTTGCAATATCGAATTAAAGAGAGTCGAGAAGTGATAAAGAGTGTGTTATATATGTTAATCGATGTAATTAAagatgatatatttttaatgtcTTATTATAAGACATGTCTCGACAAATTTTATGTTCTCCAATCAATACACATTTGATATGTTAATGCCACTATTTTATAAACATGAAACATATGAAACGTGTAACCTTTTAATTTGTTTGGGGGTGTGATGGTGCATGTGATCATTTAGAGAACAAGATTtgttgagaaatgatagttatagTTGTGAGTCTGCGAGCATCACGCAATCACtttgaagaaagtaaataaataggaaacctataaaaaaaatattaatttttttaataattgactccactctttttcataATAACTACACAACTGTATCTatcattactcaattttttttcctctaaattAAGTTAGTAGTTGGGTAATTACACAATTTCTTTGTGAACCTTTGGATTAaacctttttttaattaattatttgattataaaaatgaaatgaatatgTAGACAGATTTGTTAGCAATTAATTAAGCAATATTGTGCAGCTGATCATGACAAAGTAGTCCACTACCGTTGGGGAGGGTGGACAGCTTGTTGAAATTCCCTTGGTAAAGGTCATCTCTTTGGCTTGATTGGTGCTGAAGCAACGTTCATTTAAACCTATGTTTTTCAACGTCCTCCAATACAAACAATTAATAAACTTTTAACTCCGTAGCATATCTTTTGGGTCGTGTCCGTGGAAATACAACACCAAACTACATACTCACGTTGTCTCGTGCATGTGAGATTCAGCACTACTTTCGAGATTGTCAACCATGTACAGTCTGGAGTCTGTATATATATCCTTTCTTTACATGATCTCGGACCATTGTGCCAGATAACTACTCTCATGGGTGATCATAAGATATagcttatataatttataagtttacaaATGAGcgtaatttcatataatacttcgatatactttatataaaaaaagaaagataagtaATATTTGCAGTTATGAATACACAAGTGTCACACAAttactttaaaagaaaataataaatatagaattcataagaaaaaaataataataattttttaatattaaactccacctttttttttataacagcTGTACGACGTTTACGcactccacgactgtatgtagtattacttaaaaaaaatttacgatTTAACATACCATATTAAGTAACTTGATcctataatcttatttttataagatttatatgTAAATTGAGTATTTActgtatttttatattaaaaaaatcatttatcagCATGCTTATTAACATACCCAACATGCTATTGATGCAGATTTCTTAAGTTGTAATTATGATTTTCCTCTACCAAAAGTACTGAggatcttttaataaaattggggaggggccactcttggacatgtggctctgactctttctaaaaaaaataaataaataactagcaATAAAAAGTATTGGTActtccactatatatatatatatatatataattgtattaggtTTACAACCAGTCTTGTATATGCATGCACACTCATACACCACTTGTAAGTAGCATTCTTTAGAATTTATTCAAGTTCCTAgagccacagagagagagagagaggagagagagagagagagagagagagagattacctTTTCGGttgaatgaataaatatgagtgAGGTTAGGTGGGATGGGCAGAATGTGCAGTACCAAATCATGAGTCATGAGATGGTTGAAAAAGGCATTAATGTTAAGCACTTTAAAGCTTGTTCAGATACAGTATAGGAGTTGGAGTAAGGTGAAATATTCATAGCGATGATCTATAAATGTTGGGGATTATACATATATACGCACACATGATTCTAAAGGAAGATCGATGTTGGGTGGAGGGATTAACTCCTCCAACCTACCTACTTCTACTTTTACCATTCCtcattcatattattattattagggtTTAGTTATTGCAGTTGGAATGAGCCTTTCAccctctcatctcatctgaatctCTTTGATTGTTCCTTCTACCTCACCTGCCCTCCCCAGTACttgttattattaattatatatgtcatgaactgGACACTACCAATTAGATTAATTATGCCATTCAATAGATCGGCGAGTGAAGAGTCTGCTCTCAACCGCTTTTTGAAAGCGAttgaggaggagagagaaagtaCCTTCTGTTTGGCAGAGGAGGTTGATCGAGTATCTGCTTACGGTGGTGAGTAGAGTGGTGATATGGAGGAGATGGAGGAGCGTTGGGCTCATATG includes:
- the LOC122291274 gene encoding NDR1/HIN1-like protein 12 — protein: MSAKDCGHHHHKGHCKPRRRIVLYCIAAFIVLVLFIIFLVWVILQPTKPRFILQDATVYAFNVSASPPFAISTSMQITVASRNRMDRVGIYYQKVDIYATYRSQQITLRTLLPPTYQGHKEATVWSPFLCGNSVPMWPGLMDALQQDQNMGSVLFKIKIDGNIKWKVGTWFSGTYHLHVNCPAFIKFGDRNNGFPVGPVMKFQLVQGCTVDV